The following coding sequences are from one Mytilus trossulus isolate FHL-02 chromosome 8, PNRI_Mtr1.1.1.hap1, whole genome shotgun sequence window:
- the LOC134681446 gene encoding uncharacterized protein LOC134681446 translates to MDKNTMAFNSDCDPCSGEGTSSAAIRFCSDCEEHLCKDCVEYHKKFKATKSHHLIDLTSILKSKIPIAKSCCEVHQHVPLDFYCTQHDIVCCRVCIPSDHQSCKEVIPLEVASKHIKKSALYEDTLNEWQNIVKFLDNLKKDRHSYVDELESGETTILEEISKLKMNLIKQINASEEKLITELSNAKKNIIDLYGKESSEIKELYNVVQEKKQELEFLNKHGSNNQMYLTLREQGKGVQDAIKRVQNMTLSYKQTALKLEKKSDIDIICIGSIEKVRTVSCTQYSPVKLQQAQVKPVKDESKHTFKKEITEQLNVGRFISDVAVTADDKLILCDFSKGRGYIYVFKINQHNLTYKKIFSVPSEPYGIAVLNGTNKAIVTMPLKSYVQFIDTNTLSLDKTIEVGKKCFGITTTGEYIAVGKQREIKILKSKGEIVRNIVLRDLLDDSHYVSSLYYNPTDGSIIYRKMELINHIQLDGTILFSYVVSGESGLAVDKQGNIYMSEFNRSEIQRFSPVGRIRDVVMNNGDGINAPFAITFNQAFNKFVVTNTAGLVQIYSCK, encoded by the coding sequence AATTAGGTTTTGTTCAGATTGCGAAGAGCATCTTTGTAAAGATTGTGTAGAATACCATAAGAAATTTAAAGCCACAAAGTCGCATCACTTGATCGATTTAACATCAATTTTGAAATCGAAAATACCGATTGCCAAGAGTTGTTGCGAGGTTCATCAACATGTACCGCTAGATTTTTACTGCACACAACACGATATAGTATGTTGTAGAGTATGTATCCCATCTGATCATCAATCCTGCAAAGAGGTCATACCGTTAGAGGTCGCttcaaaacacattaaaaagtCTGCATTATATGAAGACACATTAAATGAGTGGcaaaacattgttaaatttttggataatttaaaaaaggatCGTCATAGTTATGTAGATGAATTAGAAAGTGGAGAAACGACCATCCTAGAAGAGATCAgcaaattgaaaatgaatttaattaaacaaattaacgcTTCAGAAGAAAAACTGATAACAGAACTCTCAAATGCCAAGAAGAACATCATAGACCTATATGGAAAAGAGAGTTCTGAAATTAAAGAATTGTATAATGTTGTGCAGGAGAAGAAGCAGGAATTAGAATTTCTGAATAAACATGGCTCAAATAACCAGATGTACCTTACTCTTCGAGAACAAGGAAAAGGAGTTCAGGATGCTATTAAAAGGGTACAGAATATGACACTATCATACAAACAGACAGCTTTAAAATTAGAGAAAAAGAGCGATATTGACATTATATGTATTGGATCGATAGAAAAGGTTAGGACGGTAAGTTGTACTCAGTATAGCCCTGTAAAACTTCAGCAAGCTCAGGTTAAGCCAGTAAAAGATGAATCCAAGCATACCTTCAAAAAGGAAATAACAGAGCAGTTAAATGTCGGACGTTTCATCTCAGATGTAGCTGTTACTGCAGACGATAAATTAATCCTTTGTGACTTTTCGAAAGGACGAGGTTACATATACGTCTTCAAAATCAATCAACATAACctaacatacaaaaaaatatttagtgtCCCCAGTGAACCATATGGCATTGCTGTATTAAATGGAACCAACAAAGCAATTGTTACAATGCCATTAAAGTCGTATGTACAATTTATTGATACAAACACGTTGTCGCTTGATAAAACAATTGAAGTAGGTAAAAAATGCTTTGGTATTACGACCACTGGGGAATACATTGCAGTCGGTAAACAAAGagaaatcaaaatattgaaatcaaaagGCGAAATCGTCAGGAACATTGTTTTACGCGATTTATTAGATGATTCTCATTATGTAAGCTCTCTGTATTACAATCCTACTGATGGCAGcataatttatagaaaaatggaacTGATTAATCATATTCAGCTAGATGGAACTATTTTATTCAGTTATGTGGTGTCAGGAGAATCAGGTTTAGCTGTTGACAAACagggaaatatatatatgagtgAATTTAATAGAAGTGAGATTCAACGTTTTTCACCAGTTGGACGAATCCGTGATGTGGTGATGAATAATGGAGACGGAATAAACGCACCATTCGCTATAACGTTTAATCAGGCATTTAACAAATTTGTTGTTACAAATACCGCTGGCTTGGTGCAGATATACAGTTGCAAATAA
- the LOC134681447 gene encoding uncharacterized protein LOC134681447 isoform X1 translates to MKLVYGITLSTLVLVICSANICEDRNIKGCQKLAAIKQDMCQDNCMTTLCPRTCGLCPLTCYSCDHVDHPSDCHHILQCTNMTMSCIVSQTVTASLEKKFQLGCVDNLVCNDLYGAIPNRTQSRGRRDVDLIGGCCSSDLCNKYNEPDKISAPTINPVQPSGKTNGFSAACTEMDSEVCRYFSENNGCNLTCVASLCPQTCGKCSLTCYECASVDLPGQCRNRIMCDGHKESCIAVESHVFNFKEGYKLGCVAKQNCKDLLAMNIEGVCCDNNFCNGNYIPTTTLIPLTSTLDTTTASAQSQLGLPTGCTPSFKHEHNECPSKFVRKGQNCYFVGQHARTRHDAMNVCKYLCSRLVIISSKVENLAISQLLSQQRHQANRYWLDAYRNSSSFSGPWHWRSTGDILRRHTYSHWRPGSHDQTKPDGEHCASIGKAESGDSDNGYYWDHRSCTIHAPAICEYPLGHKLLKKK, encoded by the exons ATGAAATTAGTTTATGGAATTACATTAAGCACACTAG TTCTAGTGATATGTAGTGCTAACATCTGCGAAGACCGTAACATTAAAGGATGTCAAAAACTAGCTGCCATCAAACAAGACATGTGCCAGGACAACTGTATGACAACTCTCTGTCCGAGGACATGTGGACTGTGTC CTTTGACATGCTATTCCTGTGATCATGTAGATCACCCTTCGGATTGTCATCACATACTCCAATGTACAAACATGACCATG TCCTGCATTGTAAGCCAAACAGTTACAGCTTCTCTTGAGAAAAAGTTCCAGCTTGGATGTGTAGACAACCTG GTATGCAATGATTTGTACGGTGCTATTCCAAACCGCACGCAGTCGAGAGGTAGACGAGATGTTGATTTGATTGGAGGGTGCTGTTCGTCAGACTTGTGCAATAAATACAACGAACCTGATAAAATATCCGCCCCTACTATAAATCCGG TCCAACCTTCCGGTAAAACAAACGGATTTAGCGCTGCCTGTACCGAGATGGACTCGGAAGTTTGTCGATATTTTTCGGAAAACAATGGGTGTAACCTGACTTGTGTGGCCTCTTTGTGTCCACAGACCTGCGGCAAATGTT cTCTGACATGCTATGAATGTGCAAGTGTTGACTTGCCCGGGCAATGCAGAAACAGAATTATGTGTGATGGCCATAAG gaaagttgtATAGCTGTTGAAAGTCACGTGTTCAACTTTAAAGAAGGATATAAATTAGGATGTGTTGCTAAACAG AATTGTAAGGATTTATTAGCAATGAACATAGAGGGAGTATGCTGTGATAACAACTTCTGCAATGGGAATTATATTCCGACGACTACTCTCATTCCACTGACTTCCACATTAGACACAACAACGGCATCGGCACAGAGTCAACTTGGTCTTCCAACAG gTTGTACACCTAGTTTTAAACATGAACATAATGAATGTCCATCCAAGTTTGTCCGAAAAGGACAAAACTGCTACTTTGTTGGTCAGCACGCAAGAACCAGGCATGACGCAATg AATGtgtgtaaatatttgtgttCCAGACTAGTTATTATTAGCAGCAAAGTGGAAAATTTGGCAATATCACAACTACTTAGTCAGCAACGACATCAGG CTAATCGTTACTGGCTAGATGCCTATAGAAACTCGTCTAGTTTCAGTGGCCCATGGCACTGGAGGAGCACAGGTGACATACTACGACGACACACGTACTCTCATTGGAGACCTGGATCACATGACCAAACCAAACCTGATGGCGAACATTGCGCTAGTATTGGAAAGGCTGAATCCGGGGACTCTGATAACGGATATTACTGGGACCACAGAAGCTGTACGATTCATGCACCTGCAATTTGTGAATATCCTCTAGGgcataaactgttaaaaaaaaaataa